DNA from Rubripirellula lacrimiformis:
CCAAAATCGCCTCGAGCGCGTGTGGCTGGCCAGTTTCGAGGTACAGCATGTCACCGGCGTTCAAATCGTGGCACGCTTGCCCCACCGAGAACTTCACGCGACCCTCTAAGCACTGAACCGTGATTTCACCAGGAGCTTGATGTTCGGCGATCTTCTTTCCGGCGGGCATCACCAACCGAATTGCTTCCATCACTTCGGTCTTGAACAACGTGTACGTCTTTGTACTGGCGATCTTTGCCGCTAGTGGCTGCACATGGATTACTTGACCGGCCTTGGCGTGCTGAATTGCCATCGTCTATCCCTAGATTTGAAATTGAATTGGAACAATCGAATAGCCGCTCTCCGGATACTTGGCCGGCACGACCGTCGACTGTGATTGAAGCGTAAACGCAGGTGTGATTGCAAACAGTTCTTCCATGAACACTAGCAGTTCCATCCGTGCCAGCGGTGCGCCGGGGCACACGTGGATTCCCGATCCATACAACAGATTGTTTTCCTGGCTGCGATCAAGCTGCACCTCGGCGGCGTCGGGGAACACCGAATCGTCACGGTTGGCGGAAATCCAGTTGATGTAGACTCGTTCGCCCGATCCGATGGAACGGTCGCCAAGCTGGACCGGACAAGTGGTCACACGGCGGTTGCCATGCAACGGATTGTGCACTCTTAAGATTTCGTCAATCGCATTGGGCCATCGCGATGAATCGGCGCGAAGAGCGGCACGATCCTGAGTATTCCGGGCCAGATGATGAATGATGATCCCGATGGATGCGGCGATCGTGCCCACTTCCCCAACGGTCCAGTTCCGCAAGATGCTGGCGATCTGCTGATTATTCAGTTTTCGCCCATCGAATGTTTCGTTGATCAGCGAAAAGGTCAAATCCGGCGTGGCATCCTGTCCCGCGGCGGTTCGCTGATGAATCAAATCGTCGATGATCCCATCCAATTGGTTTGCAAGCCGAGATAGCGATTCCCGATCGGCGCGGCGAGTGGCATCGTGATGATCGGCTGCCCAGCGGATCAGATCCGTGTGCAGACTGTCCGGCCATCCCAAGAATGCACACTGAACGCGGGCTGCAAAGGGCGTCGCCAATTCACCCATGACTTCGACCTTGGCATTGCCGCTGCAGATCTGACGAAGCAGCTGGGACGCGATCGATCGACAGGCCGGCTGGAAAGCGGCTATCCGATCAGCGGCAAAATACGGCTGGATCAATCGTCGGTACTTTGTGTGGTCCGGCGGATCCATCCCGTTGGGGACCGAAACGTGCCGCGACACCTTGCTGCTAAACGTTTCATGGTCGCTCAGGACCTGCATCACATCAGCGTGCCGGAATACGGACCACCCGCGATGTTCGCTATGCGCAATCGGGCAACGGCGCCGCATATCGTCGTACGCGGCGACTTGATCGGACGTCACTTGTGCACCGTCCGGGTCCCAATCGTTCATCGGATTCGATTCGTCCGTGTTCATTGGCTGATACAAAACAATTGTTGGCCGGTGCGAATCAGCAATCGACCATCGGCAACGGCAACACCGTACACCATCGGATCGCCATAAGAGAACATTTGATGTAGTTGGCTTTCCGGCATCCCCGCGAACACTTTTTCGGGACCACTCTTGGGGGCGGCTTGATCCGCCGGAACTACGTTGGCTAGCCGCTGTTTTTCGGCCAATTCACGTGCGTCCATCATCGCGCCGGCATCGTAAAGCTGGTTGCGTGCAACTTGATCGTATTGGTCTCCGGGCCGAAGGATGATCGTGTACCCGTTCTTCAAGACAAAGTATACCAACTGGGTGCCATCGGATCGCGTGATGCCGACCGCCGATGCCCAGCAGGGATTGCCGATCCGTTTGGCAAATCGTTGTTGACCGGTTTCTTGATCAATGCAGTACAAGATTCCGATCTTGTTGACGTAATAGACGTAACCGGCGAAGGCCAGCGGTGTCGAATAGTACGAATTGGCTCGCTCGGCCCCCCAGCGGACTTCATAGCCGAGCTTTCCACCGTCGCTGGTCAGTTGGATGCAGCAGTTGGATCCGGCCGTCGCGTCTTCATCTGTCGCACCGCCGTACATGGTTGTCGACCCCACAAACACCAGGTCGCCCACGACCGAAGCCGACGGAATGTGGTTCCCTTGCAGTCCATCCAATTGCCACAAAGACTGACCTGTGGCCGCATCGTACGCATCCACAGTGTCAGCGGAACTGGTGATGACGACCTCTCGATCCCCGGATCTAGCGACAACTGGCGATGACCATGATGGCACCCGATCGCCGCGGTCGGTCTTCCAAGCGACGTGGCCGTCTTGCTTGTCCAGCGCTACTAAATAGGACGGACCATGGTGATCGATTAGAACGAATACGTGGTCGTCCGTTTGAGCGAGCGAACTGGCAACACCGCGTTCATTGTCGACTTCGCCGTAGGTCTGGATGACCGGCGTAGTCCAACGCGTTTCACCATCATGCGACATTGCCGTCACATCGCCACTGGCAAAGAACGAGTAAACACCGTTATCGTCGACACAGCATGTTGGTGCCGCACGACTGTTGCGAAAATAGTTCTCGACCTTCGTCGTCGCTGCAACGCGGGAGGTCCAGACTATTTTTCCGCTCTGCAAATCGAAGGCGTGAACTTGGCAATCCTGCTGAAATGGCCCTTCGCTGCTGGTCACATAGACATGACTTTCCCACACCACCGGCGATGATTGGCCGTATTCAGGAATGCTGGACTGCCAAGTGACACCCTGCTGGGCGGACCAGTCGGTCGGAAGGTCCGCCTGGGCAGTTCCACTGCCGTCCCCCCGGAACCCCGGCCACGAATCGGCGGCGAACGCCTGAATCGCGCCGAACATCAAAATCAAGAACGGGACGAAGGATTTCATGATGTGCACCCGGGGGAACAGAAACGGAAGCAAGGACGAACGAATGATCTAAGGCCGATCCGATGCGTCCCATTTTCTGATCAAACGCTCGCATGCTTTCCAAGCTCGATCGCCTTCATGAACAACACATTGTTTTCTTTGTGAATGTGTTGGTGCATGTCGCGTTCAAGTTGCGCCAGCGAATCCAGCATGGCGCGATAGGTGTTGCACGCCCAATCCGGCGGTGTGTATCCGTCGGTAGATTCATTCAGGATCGCCAAAGCATCACCAGCTTGGTCATGCTGGTGTTCCATTTGTCGAATCTGGTCGGTCACACTTCGGCAGCCGTCGTCTGACATACCAGTCGCTGCATCGATTTGGCGAACGATCGGGAACAGCACCCTTTCCTCCTCCAACATGTGCGGCTCCAGTTCGGCTTTCAACGCCACAAACGCCTCTCGCATTCTGAACAAGCGGTCATCCTTGTCGCCGTGAACTCGCGACACCTTCTCGGTCATGAAATCCAGTCGCGGCAACTCTTCACGCAGATACGCGTGATGTGTCGATTCGATATGATCGGCCAATTCGGTCAGTCCCATCGCGTTCACGTCCACCAGCGTATCGATGTCCGCTTGCTGGTCGTTCATCTGGATCGCTTGCAGTACTTCATCCACATCGATACCGCGTTTCTCGCAGGCTCGGTTGAGTGAAATCTTACCGCCACAGCAGTAGTCAATCTTTCGCGATTCAAAGACGCGTGCCCGGCTAGGTTTCTGGCGAACGAAATCGCCCACAGATTGTTCGGGATCAAGAGTAACCATGTTTTTGTTCCATCAAATCGGGACAGGAAAAACGTTGAATTCTTTCACAACTGCTGCGTCATATTCGAGCGGATCGACACGCTGATCGACCCAGAAACATGAACCATGCGAGAACGCGTTCTCGACTTTCTCGGCCAATTCCCTGCATCAGGCAGGTTGCAGTTCTTCCTTGGGGCCAAAGAACTCGTATCGAACGCGATGCTCGTCCACGCCCAGTTCATTCAAACAGGCGTGAATGTTCTGCATGAACGGCTTAGGCCCGCAAAAGTAAAACTCGGCTTCGGAAAACGGTGTCCAACTACGAATCAATTCGGTCGTGATGAAACCTGTATCGTCGCACTTGCCGGCTTCGACATCGCCTGCCAGCGGAGCGTCATAGATCACCTTGGTGTTCACATTCGGGCCGGCCTCGGCCAAATTCCCAAGCTCGTCCGCGAAAGCTTGCACCTTGCTGTTGCGAGCCGCCTGGATGAAGTACAGCTTCGCATCTGGATTCGCATGAATGATCGACTTGGCCATCGACAATAGCGGAGTCACACCGATACCGCCGGCAATCAACACGACTGGTTTTGCGACCGCCGCCGGGTCGATGGTGAACTCGCCACAGGGCGGTCCCAGTTCGATGCGGTGGCCTTCTTCGATTCCGTCGTGCAAGTGATTGGAAATCAATCCATCGGGTGCGTCGGCGGCAAGTCGCTCTTCCCGTTTGACACTAATCCGGTAATGCGGTTGGCTGGCACAATCCGACAAGCTGTAGTTTCGCGGCGATGTCGGGGTGTGCGGATGGTCAATATGGACGGTGATGTATTGGCCGGGCTTGAACGGCGGCAGCGGTCCCTCGTCTTCTGGTTTCAAGTAGAACGACGTCACGACATCGCTTTCGGGAACCTTCTTCGTCACGACAAAGGTTCGCGTACCATTCCAACCCCCCGGTGCGGACGCTTGCTCGTCGTAGATCGCTCCTTCGCGGCCGATGAAAATGTCGGCCAAAAACCCGTAGGCTTCCGCAACCGCTTCGACGATTTCGTCCGTTGCAGCGTCACCCATCACATCCTTGATCGCTTCGATCAGATTGCTGCCGACGATCGGATAGTGTTCCGCTTTGATCCCCAACGACACATGTTTCTGAGCGATCATTTCAACCGCAGGCATCAAAACCGCTGGATTATCGATGTGCGTGAAATAGGCACAGATCGCGCCGGCCAGGGCCTTTTGCTGGCCACCGGTATGTTGGTGAGCCTGGTTGAAGAACGATTTCACCTCGGGATTGGCTTCGAACATCCGCTGGTAGAACCGTCGCGTGATGGTTTCTGCGTTGGCAGCCACCAAAGGTGTGATTTCCTTGACAATCCGAATCGTTTTATCACTCAGCATGGCCGGGATTCTCTGCGACAAAGGTGGGGATAGGTTTAGGTGGGAAGAAACCAAACGCCGTCAAACGCGTCTGTTTCAGATCTACACCTAAAAGTACACTTTCTATCGTTCACGTCAAGGTGTATGTTTAAGAGGTCGACCATGTTTCCCCGAACCGACGACCACCATGCTTTCCAAGACCACCGAATACGCTTTGCGAGCGGTCACCTGCCTGGCCAGCCAAGCGGCCTGCGGCAACACGCCATCGTCGGCTGACGAAGTCGCCGGCATCACGCAGATCCCGCGCCGCTATCTGCATCGAGTGATGCAAAGTCTGGCGCACGCGGATCTGGTGGAATCACGATGCGGTTCACACGGCGGCTATTCACTGGCTCGACCAGCAAGCGCGATCTCGATTTTGGATGTGGTGGAATCCGTTGAACCGCTGGGGCGAATTTTCAGCTGCCCCTTGAATCTGGAAACGCACACGTCGTTATGTCCCCTGCACGCTGAACTGGATCGGGCCTACGCTGCGACGCAACAGGCGTTTGGAAAAGTCTCCATCGCCGACTTGCTGAATTCCACCAGTCCCATCGTTCCCCTGTGCGATTCCCTGTGACAGCGAGCGAGAGCAGCATGGTCGCGGCACTTGATCCGTCCTGCTATTCGATCGTGATGGCGACTGGGATCGTGTCGCTGGCGTGTTGGCATCACGGCGGCCCACATTCACCGCTGCATGGCATTGCGACGATCCTGTTGTGGGGCAACTTGTTGGCGTTCACTGTGATGGCCGGACTGACCGCAGGACGATTGTTCTGGCATCCACACCGGATGGTCGCCGATTTCGGCAATCCCCACCGGTCCTTTGGGATGTTTTCAATCGTCGCGGCTAGCTGCGTCCTCGGCAGCCAGTTTCTCGCGATCTGGCAACGACCAAACGCAGCGATTGGATTGTGGTGTTTTGGGATCGCGTCGTGGTTTCTGCTGACCTACGGAATCTTCTGCAACGTCACGATTCAAAAGAACAAGGGCAGTTTAAAGGACGGCCTTCATGGTGGATGGTTACTGGCCGTCGTCGCCGCCCAGTCGGTGTCGCTGTTGGGGGCACTGCTGAGTCCACAATTCACAGAAACCCAGGACATCGTGCTGTTCTTCTCACTGGCAATGTGGCTCGGCGGCGGAATGCTGTACGCCTGGATCATCTCGCTGGTCTTCTATCGCTATTGTTTCGAGCCCGTGGATGTCGACTCGATGACACCGCCGTATTGGATCAACATGGGAGCGATGGCGATTTCCACTTTTGCCGGATGTTCCATCATCGAAGCCGTCGGATCCTCGTCGAGGCTGGGTCAATTCTTGCCGTTCGTTCGAGGTGGAACCTTGTTGTGCTGGGCGACGGCGACCTGGTGGATTCCCTTGTTGGTTGCCTTCGGTGTTTGGCGTCACGCTTACCACAAGGTTTCGTTGGCTTACGACCTACGTTACTACAGCATCGTTTTTCCGCTCGGCATGTACAGCGTTGCAACGCAAGCGGCCATTCATTGCTTTGGAATCGATTTCCTGGCCCCAATCGGCACCGCATTTTTGTACATCGCACTGGCCGCGTGGACGATCACGACGATTGGTTTGACGAAAACACGATGGAAGTCCAAAGCCTGATGCGAGACTAGGCCGCAACGACCAACCCAACCAAAATTGGCGCCGCCACAATGATCGCAGTGGGTTCTGCTGGCGTCACCTTGGCAGCGCACAGATGAACGGTGCTGATGGTTTTATGAATTCGACGCTGAAGATTCGGAGGATGGATTCGCTTCTCGTCTTCGCCCTGCCCGCTGTGCCGCCGCGTCCGACTCTTTCATCCCAGCGACCACTTCGACAGCCGCTTTCTGTCCGCTGGCAACGCAACCAGGCACGCCAACTCCCGACAACGAACTGCCCGCCAAGGCCAACGTCGGATGATCCGCCAAATGCTCTTTGATATCCGAAATGCGTTGCTGGTGGCCGACGTGGTACTGGGGCATCGCTTGCGATTGGCGTGTCAGATGACGCAGCAGCGGCTTTCCGTCGATCTTCAACAACCGGGCGACTTCCCAATGCGCCAGTTCGATCAACTGGTCGTTGGGTAACCGAAGCAAACCGGATTGCATCGCCCCACCGATGAACACTCGCATCAAGACCGTCCCATCGGGAGCGCGGCCTTCGTACTTCTCGCTCGAAAAACTACACGACAGGATCAGGTGGTTTTCAACGTGCGGAACGACAAACCCGAATGAGTTCATGGGTGCGTTGATTTGGTCGCGACGAAAGGCCAGCGATACCACGGCACAACTTGCGTATTCGATTCGCCGAAGCCGTCGAGCGATCTTCGGCGCAACCTGTCGCAACATCGTTGCCGCATGATTCGCAGGCGATGCCATCACGACCGCGTCCGCCGTCGACCGATGCCCGTTTTGGTCTTCGATCAACCATCCCGTCGATGCCTTGGACAACTGGACAATCGGCGAATTCAGATGCACCGAATCGCTGGGCAAACTAGCCGCCAACGCATCGATCAACCGTGACATGCCGCCACGCAGCGTCATGAACTGGCTGTGCCTTGCCCCACCGCGGCTTTCGGCCGGCCCGGATTGTTTCCGCCGCCCCGACATCATGCCGCGAATCAAACTGCCGTGTTGCTGTTCCATGTCTAAAAATCGAGGCATCGTCGCCGCAACGCTCAATCGAGCAGGGTCGGCCGTGTAGATGCCACCGACCAACGGCTGAACCAACCGCTGGAACATCTCGCTGCCGAAGCGACGGGAAATGAACGATTTCAACGATTCATCTTCTGCCGCCTTTTTGCGAGGCACAAAGACTTCCATTCCCGATCGCAACTTGCCCATCGGCGACAGAATTCGAGTTGCCAAGATCGGCCAGATCCGCGATGGCGCCATGACCATGAACCCCGGTGGGACTGGTTCCAGTTTGCCACGACTGACCACCATCGCTCCGCCGCCGCCGGGATTCGTTGGAATCAACTCCTGGCCCAGTCCCAGGTCTCGGCACAGCTCGATCGCGTTGGGCGCTGTGGTAATAAAATTGTCGGCAGCACCCTCGATCAGAAAACCATCCGTTTCGGTGGTCCTGATCACTCCGCCCAATCGATCCCCTGATTCGAACAGTTGGACGTCCAAGCTGGGATCCAGTTTGCGCAGGTGATGCGCCGCAGCAAGCCCGGAAATACCACCGCCGATCACGGCGACTCGTTTTGGATTGCAGGTGGGCATGGGACGGTTCCATCAGCAGCGAGAGGAGAATAGTTGCAGTTGGGCAGTTCGGACGTCGTGTTTCCACTGCCCCCTAACGCACGATCGCGAGAACCTCTGCATTCGCTTCGCAAGTTCGCGAATACCCCGCTTGCCGTCCAGCCGACCACTGTTGCGAAGCATTGGGAAGGTGGGCGACTTTGGGGGAATCTTCACGACGCTTGGCCGCGGAAAACCGCCGCAGTGAATCGGCAAGACGCCGGTGTGATCGATCCGGCCGGTGTGGTCGACGAACAACAGACCGTGTTCCAAAGACATCCCGCAGGGCCGATCCGAATGCCATGTCGCGACGATCAAGCTAACACCGACGTCCGATGGCAGCCAAGCATTCATGTTAACCTCCGAACGAACGTGACACGACGCTCATTCTAACGCATCCTACACCCGGATGTATATGTTCGTGACAAAAGTTTCTTTGCCGGCGAAGAACAGACCACGGAACTGCCCCGCTGAACATTTCGGCCGATTCGCTATCGCCCCTTTCGCTATCGGCCTGGACAAAGTTTCCCAATCATCATCGACCTGGCAAGACATCCGGCCTGCGTGGGACCGAGCGATCGTCACTCCGCGGTACTGACGCGCTCCGCGTGCTTTTCACGCAGACGTTTGGCCAAGTACTTCGCCGTTTCGTCTGCGATCACGTTGTACCCCGCCAAATTGGGATGCCGATCCCCGTACCAGCCTGGCAGGTCGCCAAGGATCGCATCCAGCTCGTTGTCCATCACTTCCACTTTCCCCCCATACACAAAGGGCTCGACCATTTCGTGATACTTTGCCGGAACTTTGTCCAGTGGATAGCGACGGTAGTTCAGTGCGTTTCGTCCCTTGGTCAACTCTTCGGCGTATCGCGGGTAGATGTCGAAAAGTTCTAGATCTTCGTCCTCGGCCGCTTGTCGGATCAGGTTGTTGATCTCGTTGCTAGCCGCTTCGCTGGAAAACGGGATCACGGTCATCGCGATCAGCTCGGCACCGGGGTGGTCTTTCCGTAATCGTTCGCACAGT
Protein-coding regions in this window:
- the ric gene encoding iron-sulfur cluster repair di-iron protein — translated: MVTLDPEQSVGDFVRQKPSRARVFESRKIDYCCGGKISLNRACEKRGIDVDEVLQAIQMNDQQADIDTLVDVNAMGLTELADHIESTHHAYLREELPRLDFMTEKVSRVHGDKDDRLFRMREAFVALKAELEPHMLEEERVLFPIVRQIDAATGMSDDGCRSVTDQIRQMEHQHDQAGDALAILNESTDGYTPPDWACNTYRAMLDSLAQLERDMHQHIHKENNVLFMKAIELGKHASV
- the hemG gene encoding protoporphyrinogen oxidase, producing MPTCNPKRVAVIGGGISGLAAAHHLRKLDPSLDVQLFESGDRLGGVIRTTETDGFLIEGAADNFITTAPNAIELCRDLGLGQELIPTNPGGGGAMVVSRGKLEPVPPGFMVMAPSRIWPILATRILSPMGKLRSGMEVFVPRKKAAEDESLKSFISRRFGSEMFQRLVQPLVGGIYTADPARLSVAATMPRFLDMEQQHGSLIRGMMSGRRKQSGPAESRGGARHSQFMTLRGGMSRLIDALAASLPSDSVHLNSPIVQLSKASTGWLIEDQNGHRSTADAVVMASPANHAATMLRQVAPKIARRLRRIEYASCAVVSLAFRRDQINAPMNSFGFVVPHVENHLILSCSFSSEKYEGRAPDGTVLMRVFIGGAMQSGLLRLPNDQLIELAHWEVARLLKIDGKPLLRHLTRQSQAMPQYHVGHQQRISDIKEHLADHPTLALAGSSLSGVGVPGCVASGQKAAVEVVAGMKESDAAAQRAGRRREANPSSESSASNS
- a CDS encoding cytochrome P450, with translation MNDWDPDGAQVTSDQVAAYDDMRRRCPIAHSEHRGWSVFRHADVMQVLSDHETFSSKVSRHVSVPNGMDPPDHTKYRRLIQPYFAADRIAAFQPACRSIASQLLRQICSGNAKVEVMGELATPFAARVQCAFLGWPDSLHTDLIRWAADHHDATRRADRESLSRLANQLDGIIDDLIHQRTAAGQDATPDLTFSLINETFDGRKLNNQQIASILRNWTVGEVGTIAASIGIIIHHLARNTQDRAALRADSSRWPNAIDEILRVHNPLHGNRRVTTCPVQLGDRSIGSGERVYINWISANRDDSVFPDAAEVQLDRSQENNLLYGSGIHVCPGAPLARMELLVFMEELFAITPAFTLQSQSTVVPAKYPESGYSIVPIQFQI
- a CDS encoding cupin domain-containing protein → MAIQHAKAGQVIHVQPLAAKIASTKTYTLFKTEVMEAIRLVMPAGKKIAEHQAPGEITVQCLEGRVKFSVGQACHDLNAGDMLYLETGQPHALEAILDSSVLVTILLNKAS
- the hmpA gene encoding NO-inducible flavohemoprotein, which encodes MLSDKTIRIVKEITPLVAANAETITRRFYQRMFEANPEVKSFFNQAHQHTGGQQKALAGAICAYFTHIDNPAVLMPAVEMIAQKHVSLGIKAEHYPIVGSNLIEAIKDVMGDAATDEIVEAVAEAYGFLADIFIGREGAIYDEQASAPGGWNGTRTFVVTKKVPESDVVTSFYLKPEDEGPLPPFKPGQYITVHIDHPHTPTSPRNYSLSDCASQPHYRISVKREERLAADAPDGLISNHLHDGIEEGHRIELGPPCGEFTIDPAAVAKPVVLIAGGIGVTPLLSMAKSIIHANPDAKLYFIQAARNSKVQAFADELGNLAEAGPNVNTKVIYDAPLAGDVEAGKCDDTGFITTELIRSWTPFSEAEFYFCGPKPFMQNIHACLNELGVDEHRVRYEFFGPKEELQPA
- a CDS encoding outer membrane protein assembly factor BamB family protein, with product MKSFVPFLILMFGAIQAFAADSWPGFRGDGSGTAQADLPTDWSAQQGVTWQSSIPEYGQSSPVVWESHVYVTSSEGPFQQDCQVHAFDLQSGKIVWTSRVAATTKVENYFRNSRAAPTCCVDDNGVYSFFASGDVTAMSHDGETRWTTPVIQTYGEVDNERGVASSLAQTDDHVFVLIDHHGPSYLVALDKQDGHVAWKTDRGDRVPSWSSPVVARSGDREVVITSSADTVDAYDAATGQSLWQLDGLQGNHIPSASVVGDLVFVGSTTMYGGATDEDATAGSNCCIQLTSDGGKLGYEVRWGAERANSYYSTPLAFAGYVYYVNKIGILYCIDQETGQQRFAKRIGNPCWASAVGITRSDGTQLVYFVLKNGYTIILRPGDQYDQVARNQLYDAGAMMDARELAEKQRLANVVPADQAAPKSGPEKVFAGMPESQLHQMFSYGDPMVYGVAVADGRLLIRTGQQLFCISQ
- a CDS encoding SGNH/GDSL hydrolase family protein, whose product is MNDGRFSWQSIAARVLIGGFVFAIAGSPLVAFAEHDGKQQILLLGDSTTEGSVPRRLKPAGPHLEQVLEQLLAAEDDLPECQVTNSSQGGETIRRLLDSGRYERNGADLPGLDYIFIRYGINDRAKIENFVENFPKHFAELCERLRKDHPGAELIAMTVIPFSSEAASNEINNLIRQAAEDEDLELFDIYPRYAEELTKGRNALNYRRYPLDKVPAKYHEMVEPFVYGGKVEVMDNELDAILGDLPGWYGDRHPNLAGYNVIADETAKYLAKRLREKHAERVSTAE
- a CDS encoding RrF2 family transcriptional regulator, with product MLSKTTEYALRAVTCLASQAACGNTPSSADEVAGITQIPRRYLHRVMQSLAHADLVESRCGSHGGYSLARPASAISILDVVESVEPLGRIFSCPLNLETHTSLCPLHAELDRAYAATQQAFGKVSIADLLNSTSPIVPLCDSL
- a CDS encoding tellurite resistance/C4-dicarboxylate transporter family protein, producing the protein MVAALDPSCYSIVMATGIVSLACWHHGGPHSPLHGIATILLWGNLLAFTVMAGLTAGRLFWHPHRMVADFGNPHRSFGMFSIVAASCVLGSQFLAIWQRPNAAIGLWCFGIASWFLLTYGIFCNVTIQKNKGSLKDGLHGGWLLAVVAAQSVSLLGALLSPQFTETQDIVLFFSLAMWLGGGMLYAWIISLVFYRYCFEPVDVDSMTPPYWINMGAMAISTFAGCSIIEAVGSSSRLGQFLPFVRGGTLLCWATATWWIPLLVAFGVWRHAYHKVSLAYDLRYYSIVFPLGMYSVATQAAIHCFGIDFLAPIGTAFLYIALAAWTITTIGLTKTRWKSKA